In Apium graveolens cultivar Ventura chromosome 10, ASM990537v1, whole genome shotgun sequence, the following are encoded in one genomic region:
- the LOC141688870 gene encoding casein kinase 1-like protein 2 isoform X1, translating into MEPLVHNTFRLGRKIANGSSFGEIYLGTAISTNEEVAIKLENLRTKRPRLRYESMVYATLQGGTGIPNKRWSGVEGGYNVLVIDLLGPSLEDLFNFCDRIFSLKTILMLADQMIKRVELIHSKSFLHRDIEPQNFLMGVGREANRVFIIDFGLSKKYSDLTTGQHIPYRENVNFSGDGRYASMNSHLGVEQSRRDDLESLGYLLMYFLRGSLPWQGTKTRTKQEMFEIIAEKKLSTSIEELCRGHPSEFASYFHYCRSLRFEDEPDYVYLKRIFRDLFIRSGYQLDYYYDWAILKYQWSQMAVPPTRNIGPTFRPNSRTRHAHPNADQQSTLQAQAGLSLTNLARRGSHGQDIGKRGLSKQKSPAVNDIVQSKDAMFPSSTLLRTSGGSFTQDGASSSGVAITTGNDNLSDGHYSCRNCGAPSVNHYSQVCLGRTHEFYPPETTTRSSPFFEPISISFYYFLILCCIVFFLYLRGTWK; encoded by the exons ATGGAGCCTTTAGTTCACAACACGTTTCGCTTGGGCAGGAAGATTGCAAATGGATCTTCTTTTGGAGAAATTTATTTAG GTACTGCTATCTCTACAAATGAGGAAGTTGCAATAAAGCTT GAAAATTTGAGGACGAAGCGTCCTCGATTGCGGTATGAATCAATGGTGTATGCAACTCTACAGGGAGGAA CTGGAATTCCAAATAAGAGGTGGTCAGGAGTGGAGGGAGGTTATAACGTTCTGGTGATTGATTTGCTTGGACCCAGCCTTGaagatttatttaatttttgCGATAGAATATTTTCTTTAAAGACAATTCTCATGTTAGCAGATCAAATG ATAAAACGTGTAGAACTTATTCATTCTAAATCATTTCTACACCGCGATATTGAGCCACAAAATTTTCTCATGGGAGTAGGGAGGGAAGCAAACAGG GTTTTCATCATAGACTTTGGTCTGAGTAAAAAATATTCAGACTTGACAACTGGCCAACACATACCTTACAG AGAGAATGTAAACTTTTCTGGAGATGGAAGATATGCTAGTATGAACTCCCATCTTGGTGTTG AGCAGAGCAGAAGGGATGACTTGGAATCTCTTGGATACTTATTAATGTACTTTCTTAGAGGAAG TCTTCCATGGCAGGGTACGAAAACTAGAACCAAACAAGAAATGTTTGAGATAATTGCAGAAAAGAAACTATCAACATCCATTGAA GAACTGTGTCGCGGTCATCCGAGTGAATTTGCTTCCTACTTTCATTATTGCCGGTCACTGCGTTTTGAGGATGAGCCTGATTATGTTTATTTGAAGAGAATATTCCGTGATCTTTTTATACGATCAG GATACCAGCTTGATTATTATTATGATTGGGCCATTCTGAAGTACCAATGGTCACAAATGGCAGTTCCTCCTACAAGGAATATT GGGCCAACTTTTAGACCAAATTCCAGAACCCGCCATGCTCATCCAAATGCTGATCAACAGTCAA CATTGCAAGCCCAAGCTGGTTTGTCCCTTACTAATCTTGCTCGTAGAGGCAGCCATGGACAAGACATAGGTAAACGAGGTCTATCTAAGCAGAAGAGTCCAGCAGTAAATGATATAGTTCAGAGCAAAGATGCTATG TTTCCAAGCTCCACTTTGTTGAGAACGTCAGGAGGATCATTTACACAAGATGGTGCCTCTAGTAGCGGTGTAGCAATCACAACTGGGAACGA TAATCTCAGTGATGGACATTATTCCTGTCGCAACTGCGGAGCTCCTTCAGTTAACCACTATAGTCAAGTGTGTCTGGGACGGACCCATGAATTTTATCCACCGGAGACTACCACTCGTTCCTCACCATTCTTTGAACCAATATCCATCTCTTTCTACTATTTTCTCATTCTTTGCTGCATTGTTTTCTTTCTCTATCTGCGTGGAACGTGGAAGTGA
- the LOC141688870 gene encoding casein kinase 1-like protein 2 isoform X2 yields the protein MEPLVHNTFRLGRKIANGSSFGEIYLGTAISTNEEVAIKLENLRTKRPRLRYESMVYATLQGGTGIPNKRWSGVEGGYNVLVIDLLGPSLEDLFNFCDRIFSLKTILMLADQMIKRVELIHSKSFLHRDIEPQNFLMGVGREANRVFIIDFGLSKKYSDLTTGQHIPYRENVNFSGDGRYAKQSRRDDLESLGYLLMYFLRGSLPWQGTKTRTKQEMFEIIAEKKLSTSIEELCRGHPSEFASYFHYCRSLRFEDEPDYVYLKRIFRDLFIRSGYQLDYYYDWAILKYQWSQMAVPPTRNIGPTFRPNSRTRHAHPNADQQSTLQAQAGLSLTNLARRGSHGQDIGKRGLSKQKSPAVNDIVQSKDAMFPSSTLLRTSGGSFTQDGASSSGVAITTGNDNLSDGHYSCRNCGAPSVNHYSQVCLGRTHEFYPPETTTRSSPFFEPISISFYYFLILCCIVFFLYLRGTWK from the exons ATGGAGCCTTTAGTTCACAACACGTTTCGCTTGGGCAGGAAGATTGCAAATGGATCTTCTTTTGGAGAAATTTATTTAG GTACTGCTATCTCTACAAATGAGGAAGTTGCAATAAAGCTT GAAAATTTGAGGACGAAGCGTCCTCGATTGCGGTATGAATCAATGGTGTATGCAACTCTACAGGGAGGAA CTGGAATTCCAAATAAGAGGTGGTCAGGAGTGGAGGGAGGTTATAACGTTCTGGTGATTGATTTGCTTGGACCCAGCCTTGaagatttatttaatttttgCGATAGAATATTTTCTTTAAAGACAATTCTCATGTTAGCAGATCAAATG ATAAAACGTGTAGAACTTATTCATTCTAAATCATTTCTACACCGCGATATTGAGCCACAAAATTTTCTCATGGGAGTAGGGAGGGAAGCAAACAGG GTTTTCATCATAGACTTTGGTCTGAGTAAAAAATATTCAGACTTGACAACTGGCCAACACATACCTTACAG AGAGAATGTAAACTTTTCTGGAGATGGAAGATATGCTA AGCAGAGCAGAAGGGATGACTTGGAATCTCTTGGATACTTATTAATGTACTTTCTTAGAGGAAG TCTTCCATGGCAGGGTACGAAAACTAGAACCAAACAAGAAATGTTTGAGATAATTGCAGAAAAGAAACTATCAACATCCATTGAA GAACTGTGTCGCGGTCATCCGAGTGAATTTGCTTCCTACTTTCATTATTGCCGGTCACTGCGTTTTGAGGATGAGCCTGATTATGTTTATTTGAAGAGAATATTCCGTGATCTTTTTATACGATCAG GATACCAGCTTGATTATTATTATGATTGGGCCATTCTGAAGTACCAATGGTCACAAATGGCAGTTCCTCCTACAAGGAATATT GGGCCAACTTTTAGACCAAATTCCAGAACCCGCCATGCTCATCCAAATGCTGATCAACAGTCAA CATTGCAAGCCCAAGCTGGTTTGTCCCTTACTAATCTTGCTCGTAGAGGCAGCCATGGACAAGACATAGGTAAACGAGGTCTATCTAAGCAGAAGAGTCCAGCAGTAAATGATATAGTTCAGAGCAAAGATGCTATG TTTCCAAGCTCCACTTTGTTGAGAACGTCAGGAGGATCATTTACACAAGATGGTGCCTCTAGTAGCGGTGTAGCAATCACAACTGGGAACGA TAATCTCAGTGATGGACATTATTCCTGTCGCAACTGCGGAGCTCCTTCAGTTAACCACTATAGTCAAGTGTGTCTGGGACGGACCCATGAATTTTATCCACCGGAGACTACCACTCGTTCCTCACCATTCTTTGAACCAATATCCATCTCTTTCTACTATTTTCTCATTCTTTGCTGCATTGTTTTCTTTCTCTATCTGCGTGGAACGTGGAAGTGA
- the LOC141688870 gene encoding casein kinase 1-like protein 1 isoform X3, translated as MEPLVHNTFRLGRKIANGSSFGEIYLGTAISTNEEVAIKLENLRTKRPRLRYESMVYATLQGGTGIPNKRWSGVEGGYNVLVIDLLGPSLEDLFNFCDRIFSLKTILMLADQMIKRVELIHSKSFLHRDIEPQNFLMGVGREANRVFIIDFGLSKKYSDLTTGQHIPYRENVNFSGDGRYASMNSHLGVEQSRRDDLESLGYLLMYFLRGSLPWQGTKTRTKQEMFEIIAEKKLSTSIEELCRGHPSEFASYFHYCRSLRFEDEPDYVYLKRIFRDLFIRSGYQLDYYYDWAILKYQWSQMAVPPTRNIGPTFRPNSRTRHAHPNADQQSSLPS; from the exons ATGGAGCCTTTAGTTCACAACACGTTTCGCTTGGGCAGGAAGATTGCAAATGGATCTTCTTTTGGAGAAATTTATTTAG GTACTGCTATCTCTACAAATGAGGAAGTTGCAATAAAGCTT GAAAATTTGAGGACGAAGCGTCCTCGATTGCGGTATGAATCAATGGTGTATGCAACTCTACAGGGAGGAA CTGGAATTCCAAATAAGAGGTGGTCAGGAGTGGAGGGAGGTTATAACGTTCTGGTGATTGATTTGCTTGGACCCAGCCTTGaagatttatttaatttttgCGATAGAATATTTTCTTTAAAGACAATTCTCATGTTAGCAGATCAAATG ATAAAACGTGTAGAACTTATTCATTCTAAATCATTTCTACACCGCGATATTGAGCCACAAAATTTTCTCATGGGAGTAGGGAGGGAAGCAAACAGG GTTTTCATCATAGACTTTGGTCTGAGTAAAAAATATTCAGACTTGACAACTGGCCAACACATACCTTACAG AGAGAATGTAAACTTTTCTGGAGATGGAAGATATGCTAGTATGAACTCCCATCTTGGTGTTG AGCAGAGCAGAAGGGATGACTTGGAATCTCTTGGATACTTATTAATGTACTTTCTTAGAGGAAG TCTTCCATGGCAGGGTACGAAAACTAGAACCAAACAAGAAATGTTTGAGATAATTGCAGAAAAGAAACTATCAACATCCATTGAA GAACTGTGTCGCGGTCATCCGAGTGAATTTGCTTCCTACTTTCATTATTGCCGGTCACTGCGTTTTGAGGATGAGCCTGATTATGTTTATTTGAAGAGAATATTCCGTGATCTTTTTATACGATCAG GATACCAGCTTGATTATTATTATGATTGGGCCATTCTGAAGTACCAATGGTCACAAATGGCAGTTCCTCCTACAAGGAATATT GGGCCAACTTTTAGACCAAATTCCAGAACCCGCCATGCTCATCCAAATGCTGATCAACAGTCAA GCTTACCATCCTAG
- the LOC141691379 gene encoding uncharacterized protein LOC141691379 translates to MANGGRFTFADMQNPLFLHPSDGPLSVSVAKLQGVVDYRSWKRSFEIQLSAKRKLGFVTGSVTRSTDDETQAIQWDVCNDLVISWLHSNVSDSIKQSILFINSAAEVWTQLEKRFLLSNGSRKYKLNKDLFALKQNKISINEYFTSLSSLWEEIDSMNVLPVVTTVATDVTTFIAAIEKQKSESRLFQFLNGLDDTYAALRSQMLMQHPLPSVESAYATIQQEESQKDLFNVAETAAIAMFGKTQTDYKGPACTGCGQRNHSSERCWAVVGYPRWHRKYKPQQKSQSSTPNRPGHPRHANSAVKVNTDKARQVAAYSFH, encoded by the coding sequence ATGGCAAATGGTGGTCGTTTCACGTTCGCGGATATGCAAAATCCGTTATTCTTACACCCATCTGATGGCCCTCTCTCTGTGAGTGTTGCAAAGCTTCAGGGTGTTGTAGACTACAGATCTTGGAAGCGTTCCTTCGAAATCCAACTCTCTGCAAAGCGAAAACTTGGTTTTGTAACCGGCTCTGTCACAAGAAGCACAGATGATGAAACTCAAGCTATTCAGTGGGATGTATGCAACGATCTGGTAATCTCTTGGCTCCATAGCAATGTCTCAGATAGCATTAAACAGTCTATTCTCTTTATTAACTCTGCTGCTGAAGTATGGACACAACTGGAGAAACGTTTTCTTCTAAGTAATGGGTCAAGAAAATATAAACTCAACAAGGATTTGTTTGCCTTAAAACAAAACAAGATATCAATAAATGAGTATTTTACTTCATTAAGCAGTCTTTGGGAGGAGATAGACTCTATGAATGTTCTTCCTGTAGTCACCACTGTAGCAACTGATGTTACTACCTTTATAGCTGCTATTGAGAAACAGAAAAGTGAATCTAGACTTTTTCAGTTTTTAAATGGTCTAGATGATACCTATGCTGCTTTAAGAAGTCAAATGTTGATGCAACATCCCCTACCTAGTGTCGAATCTGCGTATGCCACTATACAACAGGAAGAGTCTCAAAAGGATTTGTTCAACGTAGCTGAGACAGCTGCTATAGCCATGTTTGGTAAGACTCAAACTGATTATAAGGGCCCTGCATGTACTGGTTGTGGTCAGAGAAACCATAGTAGTGAACGCTGTTGGGCAGTGGTAGGTTATCCTAGATGGCATCGAAAATATAAACCCCAACAAAAGTCACAGAGTTCAACACCAAATAGGCCTGGCCATCCCAGGCATGCTAACTCTGCTGTGAAGGTCAATACTGACAAGGCAAGACAGGTGGCAGCATATTCCTTTCATTAG